In Bacillus sp. NP247, one DNA window encodes the following:
- a CDS encoding serine hydrolase translates to MKKAINKLGLVAILLTSTSMISACSQQTLEVGKSKSSTLATNIKMTKAPNNKKEVESFADPLFEEKMKKYNVNGSSFVVVHDGKVVVNKGYGYADKEKKIPVNKDTVFQIASVSKTFTALAVMQQVDKGKLKLDQDVQQYLGGLKIPNKTGKPLTLFDMLTYTSGVDLPDITTLIGPEYANQNISIREFLPKHMPTVVRPPGEAYTYDNFAFLLAGFAVENVTGTSFSRYMEKNIFKPLGMKSTSVRFTPDLLKRMATHYGPTGDSHPTNGHAPTDGPQGSILSTGEDMSKYMIMQLQNGKFEGKEIASKKSMDMMHTYQVFVDKTIPIATVGFETYFNDLANGQHVVLKGGNMPGHSSLMVLIPEQKTAFFMSYNNDSMMSREVYEAFMDHYFPAPKAEKTVYLSLEEKESQKYLGMYQNTRAFAIRTHFTYENGTLVMEDETAGKQVLKMIHPLLFEDPEGNKIAFQKNAAGEIAYFYYTSPKGLGIVAQSQKINIKSPFADVPQKSNYRSHIDNLHALNIMDVKADNLFDPMGTMTQGEFTDSLLLAHGWSIFPGQAEGIKKQFIAGIPGYDRATPISRQVAATMIQNLKQIQPDQANHVKLLDTADAWAVQSIQSLASQGIIDPDTTINADGSFTFRPKDLLLRQEASALLDLAFGYYALPIKQK, encoded by the coding sequence ATGAAAAAAGCAATCAATAAACTGGGGCTCGTCGCAATTCTGCTCACTTCTACAAGCATGATTTCTGCATGTTCCCAACAAACATTAGAAGTTGGAAAATCAAAGTCATCGACACTTGCAACCAATATCAAAATGACGAAAGCACCTAATAACAAAAAAGAAGTAGAATCTTTTGCTGATCCGTTATTCGAAGAAAAAATGAAGAAGTACAATGTGAACGGTTCAAGTTTTGTCGTCGTTCATGATGGAAAGGTCGTCGTCAATAAAGGGTATGGTTATGCAGATAAAGAAAAGAAGATTCCCGTCAATAAGGACACGGTCTTTCAAATCGCTTCAGTCTCGAAAACTTTTACCGCCTTGGCCGTGATGCAACAAGTTGATAAAGGAAAGCTTAAACTAGATCAAGATGTACAACAATATCTCGGTGGATTAAAAATCCCCAATAAAACAGGAAAACCCCTCACCCTGTTTGATATGTTGACCTATACCAGCGGCGTAGACCTGCCCGATATCACCACGCTAATCGGGCCTGAATATGCAAATCAAAATATATCTATTAGGGAATTTCTACCTAAACATATGCCGACAGTGGTACGGCCACCCGGTGAAGCTTATACGTATGACAACTTTGCATTTTTACTCGCAGGATTTGCAGTGGAGAATGTTACAGGCACATCTTTCTCACGATATATGGAAAAGAATATTTTCAAACCATTAGGCATGAAGTCTACAAGTGTGCGCTTTACGCCTGACCTTCTCAAAAGAATGGCTACACATTACGGTCCCACTGGCGATTCTCATCCAACAAATGGGCACGCTCCAACTGATGGACCACAAGGAAGCATTTTGTCCACTGGGGAAGACATGTCAAAGTACATGATTATGCAGCTACAGAATGGAAAGTTTGAAGGTAAAGAAATCGCAAGTAAAAAAAGCATGGATATGATGCATACCTACCAAGTTTTCGTAGATAAGACGATTCCTATTGCGACAGTTGGATTTGAAACATATTTCAATGACCTTGCCAATGGTCAACATGTCGTATTAAAGGGCGGGAATATGCCAGGACATTCTTCATTGATGGTTTTGATACCTGAACAAAAAACCGCATTCTTCATGTCTTACAATAATGATTCTATGATGAGCCGAGAAGTGTATGAAGCGTTCATGGACCATTATTTCCCTGCTCCCAAGGCGGAGAAAACAGTATATCTCTCGTTAGAGGAAAAAGAATCCCAAAAATACTTGGGCATGTACCAAAACACACGTGCGTTTGCGATTCGTACCCACTTTACCTATGAGAATGGAACGTTGGTCATGGAAGATGAAACAGCTGGCAAACAAGTCCTTAAAATGATTCACCCGTTGTTGTTTGAGGATCCAGAAGGAAATAAGATTGCTTTCCAAAAAAATGCGGCCGGAGAAATCGCATATTTTTATTACACCAGTCCTAAAGGCCTAGGCATTGTTGCTCAATCTCAGAAAATCAATATCAAATCACCTTTTGCAGACGTCCCGCAAAAGAGTAACTATAGAAGCCATATCGACAATCTTCATGCTTTAAACATCATGGATGTTAAAGCGGATAATCTATTCGATCCGATGGGCACGATGACACAAGGAGAATTTACTGATTCCTTGTTGTTGGCACATGGATGGAGCATTTTCCCGGGTCAAGCCGAAGGGATTAAGAAGCAATTTATAGCAGGCATACCAGGATATGACCGTGCGACTCCGATTAGCAGACAAGTTGCAGCAACCATGATTCAAAACTTGAAGCAGATTCAACCTGACCAAGCCAATCATGTGAAATTGCTCGACACTGCGGATGCCTGGGCGGTCCAGTCCATTCAATCCCTTGCCTCACAAGGAATCATAGACCCTGATACTACCATCAACGCTGACGGATCTTTTACCTTCCGTCCGAAAGATCTGTTACTGCGTCAAGAAGCGAGCGCCTTGCTCGATTTGGCTTTTGGCTATTATGCACTGCCTATTAAACAGAAGTAA
- a CDS encoding DUF4879 domain-containing protein, translating to MFKKVTLGISSLAVAAVVGLGMASEASAGPAAPLTSLSVVKVESQLGGVEYITPNSFSTTKDHGGSYLYVYTKEIGYGQFPFAKMNGFDVKSIGSQIIGGNPIVGWEYKWDASNHQEGTFEYQKTSINYPRDTWRTSLYIK from the coding sequence ATGTTTAAAAAAGTTACATTAGGGATATCATCATTAGCGGTGGCAGCGGTAGTTGGATTAGGAATGGCATCGGAGGCATCAGCAGGACCAGCAGCACCTCTAACTTCTTTAAGTGTAGTAAAAGTGGAATCACAATTGGGTGGAGTTGAATACATTACCCCTAATAGTTTTAGTACAACTAAAGATCATGGGGGTAGTTACTTGTATGTTTACACAAAAGAAATAGGGTATGGCCAGTTTCCTTTTGCCAAAATGAATGGATTTGATGTGAAAAGTATTGGTTCACAAATAATTGGTGGTAATCCTATTGTAGGTTGGGAATATAAATGGGACGCATCAAATCATCAAGAAGGGACTTTTGAATATCAAAAGACTTCAATAAATTATCCAAGAGATACGTGGCGCACTTCGTTATATATTAAATAA
- a CDS encoding TetR/AcrR family transcriptional regulator: MKNHPKSRVDPRIIRTRQLIKAALIDLLQEMEISKITVNKIAERATINRVTFYLHYRDIHDMLEKMAQEMVEDIEKIMISTENLSDSSEDIEWLKLVDLLEYIADNAKFYKVVLGSRRTPIFTERLLNTLSDKITERTESHPFLVTKDIPKDIVIWYGSSALIGTIVKWLHRDMPYTPQFLAKKLYILFKSSNKEV, translated from the coding sequence ATGAAAAACCATCCAAAGTCCCGTGTAGACCCTCGAATCATTCGTACACGCCAGTTAATAAAAGCGGCTTTAATAGATCTTCTACAAGAGATGGAAATTAGCAAAATAACAGTTAATAAAATTGCAGAACGTGCGACCATTAATCGTGTTACGTTCTATCTCCATTATCGTGATATTCATGACATGTTGGAGAAAATGGCACAGGAAATGGTCGAGGATATTGAAAAGATAATGATAAGCACGGAAAACCTCTCAGATTCCTCTGAGGATATAGAATGGTTAAAACTCGTAGACCTACTTGAGTACATTGCTGACAATGCTAAATTCTATAAAGTAGTTCTTGGTTCTAGGCGAACACCGATTTTTACAGAACGCTTGTTAAATACACTTTCAGACAAAATAACAGAGAGAACAGAAAGTCACCCCTTTCTCGTTACTAAAGACATTCCAAAAGATATTGTTATTTGGTACGGTTCTTCAGCTTTAATTGGAACAATTGTAAAGTGGTTACATAGGGACATGCCGTATACACCACAATTTCTTGCCAAGAAGTTGTATATACTTTTTAAATCAAGTAATAAAGAAGTTTGA
- a CDS encoding S-layer homology domain-containing protein: MSIRFNKKVVVLTAGLTVLSSPMVSIAEEQQSVNNHQSISVQEQAVTARLQVSDEQALKSIEESFEGVDGRGGGTVDNKKVDSLQSSEGIYEETGTLTIPNNSNRTKRSLSFSAPKVSSTINGVPFTEWIVPEGNDNIRPQNHMIPKYITIHETDNKSVGAGAKNHAQYLYNQAVGNTDRAASWHFTVDDKEIYQHLPLNENGWHAGDGDGSGNRESIAIEIAVNSDGDYNKAVDNAKKLAAYLMKETGVPLNNVVKHQKWSGKNCPAIMINSGQWVPFVSGVEGYYNKFYQPTDDITGGWYESAIRDLNRRGIMVGEGNGIFAPNRSVTRAEFAQLISKSLSLPAGEATFKDLNDANPTLRDGIKRTASVGIISGRGDGYFDPNTPIKREEAAIIVNRALQYKGINGPLANLPFADKDQIIYKEAVQRLYGLGIVKGMGDNLYVPKGTTTRGETAAFILNMLQVIETGSVQKGIGTAEINGIGVNVRSGAGAGYLVVRKASKGEKVTVYEEKNGWLRIGTDEWIYNEPSYIVYKKDGN; this comes from the coding sequence ATGAGTATTAGATTTAATAAAAAAGTAGTAGTATTAACAGCCGGACTAACCGTATTATCCTCACCGATGGTATCGATTGCAGAAGAACAACAATCGGTAAATAACCATCAATCCATAAGTGTTCAAGAACAAGCTGTAACTGCTCGACTTCAAGTATCAGACGAACAAGCTTTAAAAAGTATTGAAGAGAGTTTTGAAGGAGTAGACGGACGTGGTGGAGGTACTGTCGATAATAAGAAAGTGGACAGTCTTCAAAGTTCAGAAGGTATTTATGAAGAAACGGGTACATTAACGATCCCTAACAATTCAAATAGAACAAAGCGTAGTCTTTCTTTCTCAGCACCTAAAGTTTCTAGTACTATAAATGGCGTTCCATTTACTGAATGGATTGTTCCAGAAGGAAACGATAATATTCGCCCTCAAAACCATATGATTCCAAAGTATATTACAATTCATGAAACTGATAATAAAAGTGTAGGCGCAGGGGCTAAAAACCACGCTCAATATTTATATAACCAAGCTGTAGGGAACACAGACCGGGCTGCATCATGGCACTTTACTGTAGATGATAAAGAGATTTATCAACACTTACCATTAAACGAGAACGGATGGCATGCAGGAGACGGGGATGGTTCAGGTAATAGAGAATCTATTGCAATTGAAATAGCAGTTAACAGCGATGGTGACTACAATAAGGCAGTGGATAACGCCAAGAAACTTGCAGCTTATTTAATGAAAGAAACAGGTGTACCATTAAATAATGTTGTAAAACACCAAAAATGGAGTGGTAAAAACTGTCCTGCTATTATGATTAATAGTGGGCAATGGGTTCCATTCGTAAGTGGCGTTGAAGGATATTATAATAAATTTTATCAACCAACAGACGATATAACAGGAGGTTGGTATGAGTCAGCTATTCGTGATTTGAATAGAAGAGGTATTATGGTAGGAGAAGGAAACGGTATTTTTGCACCTAATAGATCCGTAACAAGAGCTGAGTTTGCTCAATTAATCTCTAAGTCTCTAAGTCTTCCAGCTGGAGAAGCAACGTTTAAAGACTTAAATGATGCAAATCCAACTTTACGAGATGGTATTAAGCGTACTGCAAGTGTGGGCATCATTTCTGGTAGAGGAGACGGTTATTTTGACCCTAACACACCTATTAAAAGGGAAGAAGCAGCAATTATTGTAAATAGAGCTTTACAGTATAAAGGAATAAATGGACCATTGGCAAACTTACCATTTGCAGATAAAGATCAAATTATCTATAAAGAAGCTGTACAAAGATTATACGGCTTAGGTATTGTAAAAGGTATGGGGGATAATCTGTATGTCCCTAAAGGAACAACAACTCGTGGTGAAACAGCAGCATTCATTTTAAACATGCTTCAAGTAATTGAAACTGGTAGTGTTCAAAAAGGAATTGGTACGGCTGAAATTAATGGCATTGGGGTAAATGTTCGAAGCGGGGCAGGAGCTGGCTACCTTGTTGTTAGAAAAGCAAGCAAAGGTGAAAAAGTTACAGTATACGAAGAAAAGAACGGTTGGTTAAGAATTGGTACAGATGAGTGGATTTATAATGAACCTAGTTACATCGTCTATAAGAAGGATGGAAATTAA
- a CDS encoding alpha/beta hydrolase: protein MKIDSRVLPELKQDFSQFPGFQLEGDLEASRSLLSNPHLEKSELVHMTKRMIPGAAGEMLVKIYEPVENNLDKLPAMLWIHGGGYVMGHPDMDDVLCERFVQNAKCVVVSVDYRLAPEHPYPAAIEDCYAGLVWMTNEADSLGIDVNRVAIAGASGGGGLTAALALMARDKGGPSIIFQMPLYPMLDNRNITPSSYEITEEHATWNRANNLTAWSMYLGKEKDSNELSSYAVPSRAENLAGLPPTYTCVGQLDLFRDETIEYVTRLAQAGVDVEFHLYPGCFHCFEVFVPEAVVSQRASQNYFDAMARALHP from the coding sequence ATGAAAATTGACAGTCGAGTATTACCAGAATTAAAACAGGATTTCTCACAATTTCCAGGCTTTCAATTAGAGGGGGATCTAGAGGCGAGTCGAAGTCTCTTGTCGAATCCACATTTGGAAAAATCAGAGCTGGTACACATGACCAAGCGAATGATTCCTGGCGCTGCTGGCGAGATGTTAGTTAAAATTTACGAACCCGTTGAGAACAATCTTGATAAACTTCCAGCTATGCTGTGGATTCACGGTGGCGGATACGTAATGGGACACCCCGATATGGACGATGTTTTGTGTGAACGCTTTGTTCAGAATGCTAAATGCGTTGTTGTGTCTGTCGATTATCGACTTGCTCCCGAACATCCTTATCCAGCGGCTATCGAAGATTGTTATGCAGGCTTGGTTTGGATGACAAATGAGGCAGACTCGCTGGGCATTGATGTGAATCGAGTTGCGATCGCCGGTGCAAGTGGAGGCGGTGGACTAACAGCAGCGCTTGCGTTAATGGCTCGGGATAAAGGAGGTCCATCTATTATATTCCAGATGCCGCTGTATCCGATGCTTGACAACCGCAACATAACACCATCAAGCTATGAGATTACAGAAGAACACGCAACATGGAATAGAGCAAACAATTTGACGGCTTGGAGTATGTACTTGGGCAAGGAGAAAGATTCCAACGAGCTATCTTCCTATGCCGTACCTTCGAGAGCAGAAAACTTAGCCGGGCTACCGCCAACTTATACATGTGTAGGTCAACTCGATTTATTTCGAGATGAAACCATTGAATATGTAACACGACTTGCACAAGCAGGAGTAGACGTTGAATTTCACCTCTACCCCGGCTGCTTCCATTGCTTTGAAGTATTTGTGCCTGAAGCCGTAGTAAGTCAGCGTGCCAGTCAGAATTATTTTGATGCGATGGCACGGGCACTTCATCCATAA
- a CDS encoding helix-turn-helix transcriptional regulator, which yields MENIIRILRKEKKLSQEDLAKLCHVSRQTINAIENNKYDPTLELAFNLAKSLGLTVDQLFIYKI from the coding sequence ATGGAGAACATAATTCGTATTTTACGTAAAGAAAAAAAGCTTTCCCAAGAAGATTTAGCTAAATTATGTCATGTTTCAAGACAAACGATTAATGCGATTGAGAATAACAAATATGATCCTACATTGGAACTTGCTTTTAATTTAGCTAAATCCCTTGGCTTAACGGTTGATCAATTATTTATTTATAAAATCTAG
- a CDS encoding GTP pyrophosphokinase family protein encodes MLVYKFALDEMNTKINILKEEFQHIHDYNPIEHTTSRLKSPEGIFKKILRKNIELSFLAIKEQVKDIAGIRMTCSFRSDIYRLSEMLCNQKDVEVIECKDYIKEPKSNGYQSLHLIVKVPVYMSDREERVCVEIQIRTIAMDFWASLEHKIYYKYNHSVPERLTSELKEAAIVATELDLKMEALHHEVRELKSSEEEGLTELHLAQNHFNIPMQLIEMVNKAISEKK; translated from the coding sequence ATGCTGGTCTATAAATTTGCTTTGGATGAAATGAATACGAAAATAAATATTTTAAAAGAGGAGTTTCAGCATATTCACGATTACAACCCAATCGAACATACGACTTCACGCTTAAAATCGCCCGAAGGTATTTTTAAAAAAATATTAAGAAAAAACATCGAGTTATCTTTTTTAGCAATAAAGGAGCAAGTGAAGGATATTGCAGGTATTCGAATGACGTGTTCATTTAGATCGGATATTTACCGTCTAAGTGAGATGCTTTGCAATCAAAAGGATGTTGAGGTCATTGAATGTAAGGATTATATAAAAGAGCCAAAATCAAACGGTTATCAAAGCCTACACTTAATCGTGAAAGTACCAGTATATATGTCAGACAGAGAAGAAAGAGTTTGTGTAGAGATACAAATCAGGACGATTGCCATGGACTTTTGGGCTAGTTTGGAACACAAAATCTACTATAAATATAACCATTCAGTTCCCGAAAGACTCACGTCAGAATTAAAAGAAGCCGCTATAGTTGCGACTGAATTAGATTTAAAAATGGAAGCTCTTCACCACGAAGTACGCGAATTAAAATCAAGTGAAGAAGAGGGGCTAACCGAACTTCATCTCGCACAAAATCATTTTAACATTCCAATGCAGCTGATAGAAATGGTGAATAAAGCGATAAGTGAGAAGAAGTAA
- a CDS encoding CPBP family intramembrane glutamic endopeptidase — protein sequence MKVNLNIALKIIGLELLILVFYTLNGAYQTIAKPSSPVFQFIGLVPLAVGILLYLIIKNKWVYYFFDIKLNSSTKNNFLLSSPLVLVLLVILIGNKGLNTTSISDLIFMFIIQFCVVAFIEETFFRGFMLKMLFSKGMKKSVLISSFLFGITHLLQLVGGQSVEDTILQIVYAFLVGLVLSLLIVNRQSIIITITFHAFNNFLNFMGNVQGSSLFAYVIIAILFFYTIYLWKRAHKKECVRQDINLAV from the coding sequence ATGAAGGTAAATCTAAATATTGCTTTAAAAATTATTGGGTTAGAATTATTAATATTGGTTTTTTACACGCTTAACGGGGCCTATCAAACTATTGCTAAACCATCCAGCCCGGTATTCCAGTTTATCGGACTTGTTCCTTTAGCGGTTGGGATCTTATTGTATTTAATAATAAAGAATAAGTGGGTATACTACTTCTTTGATATTAAGTTAAATAGTTCGACGAAGAATAACTTTCTATTGAGCTCTCCTCTAGTGCTTGTTCTGCTAGTAATACTAATTGGTAATAAAGGATTAAATACAACATCAATATCTGATCTGATTTTTATGTTTATCATACAATTTTGTGTTGTTGCATTTATTGAGGAAACTTTTTTTCGGGGATTTATGCTTAAAATGTTATTTTCAAAAGGAATGAAAAAATCAGTTTTGATTTCAAGTTTCCTGTTTGGTATCACACATTTATTGCAACTGGTTGGTGGGCAGTCTGTTGAAGATACCATTTTACAAATCGTATATGCGTTTTTAGTGGGGCTTGTTCTATCTTTACTTATTGTAAATAGGCAATCTATTATCATCACCATTACTTTTCATGCTTTTAATAATTTCTTGAATTTTATGGGGAATGTTCAAGGCTCATCGCTTTTTGCTTATGTTATTATTGCAATTTTATTTTTCTATACCATTTATTTATGGAAACGAGCTCATAAAAAAGAGTGTGTACGACAAGATATAAATTTAGCGGTTTGA
- a CDS encoding hybrid sensor histidine kinase/response regulator transcription factor, which translates to MFKTLKLWLWYDWVLLCIRFIIWLSLMVTTIQHRDHLTIPLWVIILWEVTSFSIPWICLMFSYRYYLFTEIILFGGVCFYLTLLFPSAYLAFLMPTFMIAANSAHKSYRWSASITIVLFPLLIAIFSHGIDVWGIILQIGLAFAVGSSFRLLVVNYRQSETIRNQKHVLEQYVSQVERITLLEERDRISKDLHDTMGHSYTSIIMGMETLRTELKTKEGEQKLDSLLQLARNSMEEVRMYLHQMDLPQESLSLTVTLQQLTEEFEKHAKVNVRTRIIGEEYMVSKQSKLTMYRSLQESLTNAVRHGHSTEIIVSLHFEPQQIRLDVQDNGCGGEEWKDGFGLTAMKERMSQLQGRVIVYSKKGEGTLISCVLPRLVQLSNEPIRLCIVDDHSFIRESLHTILDGQDGLQVVGMAEDGEQAVELCERLKPDLVLMDLEMSNLNGIRATKIIKGKWPDIRVLILSTFQDTKRAKEIIRNGADGYLLKSIDSRELAESIRLIYRGGTMIDQDLFHKMWDGNDEEESVGLKSDGKEYGLTKRELEVLNLLSQGIRYKTIASKLYLSNGTVRNYASTLYDKLEVKNREEAVQKARDTGLLS; encoded by the coding sequence TTGTTTAAGACCTTGAAACTATGGCTCTGGTATGATTGGGTATTACTTTGTATACGTTTTATCATTTGGCTATCATTGATGGTAACGACTATCCAACACCGAGACCATTTGACTATACCGCTTTGGGTCATTATCCTTTGGGAAGTCACTTCATTTTCAATACCATGGATTTGTTTAATGTTCAGTTATCGCTATTATCTATTTACTGAGATAATTTTATTTGGCGGAGTATGCTTCTACTTAACTTTATTATTTCCGTCAGCGTACCTTGCTTTTTTAATGCCGACTTTTATGATTGCGGCAAATAGTGCTCATAAATCATACCGTTGGTCGGCTTCTATCACAATTGTTTTATTTCCGTTGCTCATTGCAATATTTTCCCATGGAATAGATGTATGGGGGATTATTCTACAAATCGGTCTGGCTTTTGCTGTGGGTTCTTCCTTTCGTTTACTAGTTGTCAATTACCGTCAAAGTGAAACGATTCGGAACCAAAAGCATGTATTGGAACAGTACGTATCTCAAGTTGAGCGGATTACTTTACTGGAGGAACGTGACAGGATCTCAAAAGATTTACATGATACGATGGGGCATTCTTATACCTCAATTATTATGGGGATGGAAACATTACGTACGGAATTAAAGACTAAAGAAGGAGAGCAAAAGCTCGACTCATTATTACAATTGGCCCGTAACAGTATGGAAGAAGTAAGAATGTATTTACATCAGATGGACTTACCACAAGAATCGCTTTCCTTAACTGTCACATTACAACAATTGACAGAGGAATTTGAGAAGCATGCAAAAGTAAATGTACGTACTCGAATAATAGGGGAAGAGTATATGGTCTCCAAGCAATCAAAACTGACAATGTACCGGAGCTTGCAGGAATCATTAACAAATGCGGTTCGCCATGGACACTCCACCGAAATCATTGTGTCACTTCATTTTGAGCCGCAACAGATAAGATTGGATGTGCAGGATAATGGCTGCGGGGGAGAGGAATGGAAGGATGGCTTCGGATTAACTGCGATGAAAGAGCGCATGAGTCAGTTACAAGGGAGAGTTATTGTTTACTCCAAAAAAGGAGAAGGGACGTTAATTTCATGTGTGTTACCGAGACTTGTACAATTGTCCAATGAACCAATCCGCTTGTGTATCGTCGATGATCATTCTTTTATTCGAGAAAGTCTTCATACAATTTTGGATGGACAGGATGGCTTGCAAGTAGTGGGAATGGCTGAAGATGGAGAACAGGCTGTAGAATTGTGTGAAAGACTGAAACCAGATTTAGTATTAATGGATTTAGAGATGTCCAATCTGAATGGGATTCGTGCGACCAAAATAATTAAGGGAAAATGGCCAGACATTCGTGTCCTCATTCTTTCAACGTTTCAGGATACCAAAAGGGCGAAGGAAATCATACGAAATGGAGCTGACGGTTATTTGCTGAAATCCATAGATTCTCGTGAACTAGCTGAATCGATTCGCCTCATCTATCGGGGAGGCACGATGATTGACCAAGATTTGTTCCATAAGATGTGGGATGGAAATGATGAGGAAGAGTCAGTCGGATTGAAGTCAGATGGAAAAGAGTATGGCTTAACGAAACGCGAGTTAGAGGTTTTGAATCTTTTGTCTCAAGGAATCCGTTATAAAACAATTGCTTCGAAACTTTACTTATCAAATGGCACAGTTAGAAATTATGCCTCTACTCTTTATGACAAGCTAGAAGTCAAAAATCGAGAAGAAGCCGTGCAAAAAGCAAGAGATACAGGATTACTTTCGTAA
- a CDS encoding DUF6773 family protein, translating to MEKLKNWFSLSTHSDERIQQIEMKIWAQSGIVVLLLAFIDLIIRGVYLQRPFLEWATALGIIICYTVFFFIRSILAGVYEPEIDNKEKLKDKVSYTLILSFTGVSYTTYHNQLPQDIVGWMLVCLKFILLVTILFGIQYFLTKLVWNKSNKIQ from the coding sequence ATGGAAAAACTAAAAAATTGGTTTTCACTCAGTACACATTCAGATGAAAGAATTCAGCAAATTGAAATGAAAATTTGGGCCCAATCTGGAATTGTGGTTTTATTGCTAGCCTTCATAGATTTAATAATAAGGGGCGTATACTTACAAAGACCGTTTCTAGAATGGGCTACAGCTCTTGGTATAATTATCTGTTATACGGTATTCTTCTTTATTAGATCCATTTTAGCTGGTGTTTACGAACCAGAAATCGATAACAAGGAAAAATTAAAAGATAAAGTATCATATACCCTTATTTTATCTTTTACTGGTGTATCCTACACTACATATCATAATCAATTACCTCAAGACATTGTTGGATGGATGTTAGTATGTTTAAAGTTCATTTTACTTGTTACTATCTTGTTTGGTATTCAATATTTTCTTACTAAATTAGTATGGAATAAATCCAATAAAATTCAATAA
- a CDS encoding sensor domain-containing protein, which yields MTKESVQKSLQDFYFLLFTFGSGLFYFFFYLVSMTFALVLTVIFVGIPLLVWVLQTTHTFVQYERIQTKVYTGISIEPILSMTKNEGDKWIKAREAILNSSNWRAIFWLMQKSFVGVISLICAVILYVAPFAFTLAPLLFQYFDIYLLGIVVNSWQKAIFVMIVGCILIWICICIGNSLVRTIGMYTRSMFKAIKG from the coding sequence ATGACAAAAGAATCTGTTCAAAAAAGCTTGCAAGATTTCTACTTTTTGTTGTTTACCTTTGGATCTGGATTATTTTACTTTTTCTTTTATTTGGTCAGTATGACATTTGCATTGGTGCTGACGGTGATCTTCGTAGGTATTCCTTTGTTGGTATGGGTGCTGCAAACAACTCACACGTTTGTCCAGTATGAACGCATTCAGACGAAAGTTTATACGGGTATATCGATAGAGCCAATCTTGTCAATGACAAAAAATGAAGGGGATAAATGGATTAAAGCGAGAGAGGCAATTCTTAATAGTAGCAATTGGAGAGCTATTTTTTGGCTCATGCAAAAATCTTTTGTTGGAGTGATTAGCCTTATATGTGCCGTTATATTGTACGTAGCTCCGTTTGCATTTACCTTAGCACCATTGCTTTTTCAATATTTTGATATATACTTATTGGGAATTGTTGTGAATTCATGGCAGAAGGCTATTTTTGTCATGATTGTTGGGTGTATTCTCATCTGGATATGTATTTGTATTGGAAACAGCTTAGTTCGAACAATTGGAATGTACACGCGTTCCATGTTCAAAGCTATTAAGGGGTGA